One window of the Acaryochloris sp. CCMEE 5410 genome contains the following:
- the rpoB gene encoding DNA-directed RNA polymerase subunit beta produces the protein MTNSIYTQPAFTLPDLVEIQRESFRSFLEEGLIEELESFSPISDYTGKIELHFLAKNYKLKRPKYDVDEAKRRDSTYGVQMYVPTRLINKETGEIKEQEVFIGDLPLMTERGTFIINGAERVIVNQIVRSPGVYYKSETDKNGRRTYNASLIPNRGAWLKFETDKNSLVWVRIDKTRKLSAQVLLKALGLSDGEIFDRLRHPEYYQKTIDKEGQFGEEEALLELYRKLRPGEPPTVSGGTQLLESRFFDPKRYDLGRVGRYKLNKKLRLNTPEPTRVLTPDDILAAIDYLINLEFDIGSVDDIDHLGNRRVRSVGELLQNQVRVGLNRLERIIKERMTVSDVESLTPASLVNPKPLVAAIKEFFGSSQLSQFMDQTNPLAELTHKRRLSALGPGGLTRERAGFAVRDIHPSHYGRICPIETPEGPNAGLIGSLATHARVNPYGFIETPFYPVEHGRVLKEQAPQYMTADEEDDLRVAPGDIPMDAEGYIQGEIVPVRYRQDFTTTSPEEVDYVAVSPVQIISVATSLIPFLEHDDANRALMGSNMQRQAVPLLQPERPLVGTGLEAQAARDSGMVIISQTDGEVTYVSADSIRIRDLEGNENEYLIQKYQRSNQDTCLNQRPIVFVGDQVREGQIIADGSATEGGELALGQNILVVYMPWEGYNYEDAILVSERLVRDDVYTSIHIEKFEIEARQTKLGPEEITREIPNVGEDSLRQLDENGIIRIGAWVEAGDILVGKVTPKGESDQPPEEKLLRAIFGEKARDVRDNSLRVPNGEKGRVVDVRVFTREQGDELPPGANMVVRVYVAQKRKLQVGDKMAGRHGNKGIISRILPIEDMPYLADGTPVDLVLNPLGVPSRMNVGQVFECLLGWAGQNLNTRFKLTPFDEMHGEEASRSTVHGKLEEAQQKTGKDWLYDPEKPGKLQVFDGRTGEPFDQPVTVGKAYMLKLVHLVDDKIHARSTGPYSLVTQQPLGGKAQQGGQRFGEMEVWALEAFGAAYTLQELLTVKSDDMQGRNEALNAIVKGQAIPRPGTPESFKVLMRELQSLCLDIAVHKIETEDDGGSRDMEVDLMADVSHKRTPSRPTYESFSRIDMEEGES, from the coding sequence AAGAAGGATTGATCGAGGAACTAGAAAGTTTCTCCCCCATCTCAGACTATACCGGCAAAATAGAGCTTCACTTTTTAGCCAAAAACTATAAGCTCAAACGCCCCAAATATGATGTAGACGAGGCCAAGCGGCGGGATAGCACCTATGGTGTGCAGATGTACGTTCCGACTCGTTTAATCAACAAAGAAACGGGTGAAATTAAAGAACAAGAGGTCTTTATTGGTGACCTGCCTCTGATGACGGAGCGAGGCACCTTTATTATAAATGGTGCTGAGCGGGTTATTGTTAACCAAATCGTTCGTAGTCCTGGGGTTTACTACAAATCTGAAACGGATAAAAATGGGCGCCGGACTTACAACGCCAGCCTTATTCCTAACCGGGGTGCCTGGTTAAAATTTGAGACAGATAAAAATAGTTTGGTCTGGGTTCGCATTGATAAAACCCGTAAGCTATCGGCCCAAGTTCTACTCAAGGCTCTAGGTCTCAGCGATGGTGAAATTTTTGATCGCCTTCGCCACCCAGAATATTATCAAAAGACCATTGATAAGGAGGGTCAGTTTGGGGAAGAGGAAGCCCTTCTAGAACTTTACCGAAAACTGCGCCCCGGCGAACCTCCTACGGTCAGTGGGGGTACTCAGCTGCTAGAGTCCCGATTCTTTGACCCCAAGCGGTATGACTTAGGTCGAGTCGGTCGCTATAAACTAAACAAGAAACTTCGTCTCAATACCCCTGAGCCCACGCGGGTGTTGACGCCAGACGATATCTTAGCCGCCATCGATTACTTAATCAATTTGGAATTTGATATCGGCTCTGTGGATGACATCGACCACTTAGGGAATCGTCGGGTTCGCTCTGTGGGCGAACTGTTGCAGAATCAAGTTCGTGTTGGTCTCAACCGCCTCGAGCGGATCATCAAAGAGCGGATGACGGTGTCTGACGTGGAGTCTTTGACCCCTGCATCTTTGGTCAATCCCAAACCACTGGTGGCGGCCATTAAAGAATTCTTTGGGTCCAGCCAACTGTCTCAGTTTATGGATCAGACGAATCCTCTGGCAGAGCTGACCCACAAGCGTCGACTAAGTGCCCTCGGCCCAGGAGGATTGACCCGGGAACGTGCAGGCTTTGCGGTTCGTGATATTCACCCCAGTCACTATGGCCGAATTTGCCCGATTGAGACTCCTGAAGGTCCTAACGCGGGTCTGATTGGTTCTTTGGCCACCCATGCTCGGGTGAATCCTTATGGATTTATCGAAACCCCCTTCTATCCAGTTGAGCATGGTCGAGTTCTTAAAGAACAGGCTCCGCAGTATATGACTGCCGATGAAGAAGATGATTTGCGGGTTGCACCTGGGGATATCCCCATGGATGCAGAGGGATATATCCAAGGTGAGATTGTGCCTGTGCGCTATCGTCAGGACTTTACCACCACATCCCCTGAAGAGGTAGACTATGTGGCGGTCTCTCCCGTGCAAATTATTTCGGTGGCAACCTCTCTGATTCCGTTTCTTGAGCATGATGATGCTAACCGTGCCTTGATGGGATCGAACATGCAGCGACAGGCCGTGCCTTTGCTACAGCCGGAGCGCCCTTTGGTGGGTACCGGGCTAGAAGCTCAGGCAGCTCGCGACTCAGGGATGGTGATTATCAGCCAGACTGATGGTGAAGTCACCTATGTCTCTGCGGATTCCATTCGCATTCGAGACCTGGAGGGGAATGAAAACGAGTATTTAATCCAAAAATATCAGCGCTCTAACCAGGATACTTGCTTAAACCAACGCCCCATTGTGTTTGTGGGCGATCAGGTTCGAGAAGGTCAAATTATTGCAGATGGCTCGGCAACAGAAGGTGGGGAATTGGCATTGGGCCAGAATATCCTCGTGGTCTATATGCCCTGGGAAGGCTACAACTATGAAGATGCCATCCTCGTGAGTGAGCGGTTGGTGCGTGATGATGTGTATACCTCCATCCACATCGAGAAATTTGAAATTGAAGCCCGGCAAACCAAGCTAGGCCCAGAAGAAATTACCCGAGAAATTCCCAACGTGGGTGAAGATTCTCTCCGGCAACTGGATGAGAACGGCATTATTCGGATTGGTGCTTGGGTCGAAGCAGGCGACATTTTGGTGGGTAAAGTCACGCCCAAGGGTGAATCGGATCAGCCTCCTGAAGAAAAGTTACTGCGAGCCATCTTTGGTGAAAAAGCCAGAGATGTGCGAGATAACTCCCTAAGAGTACCCAACGGTGAAAAAGGCCGGGTGGTCGATGTCCGGGTCTTTACCCGTGAGCAAGGAGATGAACTTCCACCTGGGGCCAATATGGTGGTTCGCGTTTACGTTGCCCAGAAACGCAAACTGCAGGTGGGTGACAAGATGGCCGGTCGTCACGGCAACAAAGGGATTATCTCCCGTATCTTGCCGATTGAAGATATGCCGTATCTCGCGGATGGAACTCCGGTTGACCTCGTGTTGAATCCCCTGGGGGTTCCCTCTCGAATGAATGTGGGCCAAGTCTTTGAATGTCTCCTAGGTTGGGCGGGGCAAAATCTAAATACCCGCTTCAAACTGACTCCCTTTGATGAAATGCATGGAGAAGAGGCATCTCGAAGTACGGTTCACGGCAAGCTAGAGGAAGCTCAACAGAAAACTGGCAAAGATTGGCTTTATGACCCTGAAAAACCAGGCAAACTGCAGGTGTTTGATGGGCGAACCGGGGAACCCTTTGACCAACCGGTCACGGTGGGTAAAGCCTATATGTTGAAGCTGGTTCACTTGGTGGATGACAAGATTCACGCTCGGTCGACGGGTCCATACTCCTTGGTGACTCAGCAGCCTTTGGGGGGTAAAGCCCAGCAGGGTGGACAGCGATTTGGAGAAATGGAAGTGTGGGCCTTGGAAGCCTTTGGGGCAGCCTATACCTTGCAAGAACTCCTAACGGTCAAATCCGACGATATGCAAGGGCGGAATGAAGCGCTGAATGCCATTGTGAAAGGCCAGGCGATTCCCCGACCGGGTACACCTGAATCCTTCAAGGTGTTGATGCGAGAGCTGCAATCTCTGTGTTTAGATATCGCGGTTCACAAAATCGAAACGGAAGATGATGGTGGTAGCCGGGATATGGAAGTCGATTTGATGGCTGATGTTAGCCACAAGCGCACTCCCTCCCGTCCCACCTATGAATCGTTCTCCAGGATTGATATGGAAGAAGGGGAAAGTTAA
- a CDS encoding DNA-directed RNA polymerase subunit gamma: MPKLEQRFDYVKIGLASPERIRQWGERTLPNNQVVGEVTKPETINYRTLKPEMDGLFCERIFGPAKDWECHCGKYKRVRHRGIVCERCGVEVTESRVRRHRMGYIKLAAPVTHVWYLKGIPSYMATLLDMPLRDVEQIVYFNAYVVLDPGNADTLSYKQLLTEDQWIEIEDQIYSEDSQLEGIEVGIGAEAVQRLLQDIQLETEAETLREDIGNAKGQKRAKLIKRLRVIDNFVGTGSQTDWMVLSVIPVIPPDLRPMVQLDGGRFATSDLNDLYRRVINRNNRLARLQEILAPEIIVRNEKRMLQEAVDALIDNGRRGRTVVGANNRPLKSLSDIIEGKQGRFRQNLLGKRVDYSGRSVIVVGPKLKMHQCGLPKEMAIELFQPFVIHRLIGQGLVNNIKAAKRLIQRNDPVIWDVLEEVIEGHPVMLNRAPTLHRLGIQAFEPILVDGRAIQLHPLVCPAFNADFDGDQMAVHVPLSIEAQSEARLLMLASNNILSPATGRPIVTPSQDMVLGAYYLTADNPGRQNGAGKYFASLDDAIMAYEQQQVDLHAYVWVRFDGPVDDGEDDIEPEVETSADGVVTQTYPSRRIRKDADGTLISQYIRTTPGRIIYNKTIQDSLAS; the protein is encoded by the coding sequence ATGCCAAAGCTCGAACAACGATTTGACTATGTCAAAATTGGGCTAGCCTCTCCGGAACGGATCCGGCAGTGGGGGGAGCGTACCTTACCCAATAACCAAGTGGTCGGTGAAGTCACCAAACCAGAAACCATCAACTACCGAACTTTAAAACCGGAGATGGATGGTCTGTTTTGTGAGCGGATCTTTGGTCCTGCCAAGGATTGGGAATGTCACTGTGGCAAATATAAGCGGGTTCGGCACCGAGGTATCGTCTGTGAGCGCTGTGGCGTCGAGGTGACTGAGTCGCGGGTGCGACGACATCGTATGGGCTATATCAAATTAGCTGCTCCCGTGACCCACGTTTGGTACTTGAAAGGTATTCCGAGCTATATGGCTACGTTGCTGGACATGCCCCTGCGGGATGTAGAGCAGATTGTTTATTTCAATGCCTATGTGGTTTTGGACCCAGGCAACGCAGATACCTTGTCCTATAAGCAACTACTAACGGAAGATCAGTGGATCGAAATTGAAGATCAAATCTATAGCGAGGATTCTCAGCTAGAAGGGATTGAAGTCGGCATTGGTGCTGAGGCTGTGCAAAGACTGCTCCAGGACATCCAGCTTGAAACAGAAGCTGAAACCCTGAGAGAGGACATTGGCAACGCTAAGGGCCAGAAAAGAGCCAAGCTGATTAAGCGATTGCGGGTCATCGATAACTTTGTAGGAACGGGCTCTCAAACCGATTGGATGGTTCTGAGCGTGATCCCAGTTATTCCACCGGATTTGAGGCCAATGGTGCAGTTGGATGGTGGACGATTTGCCACCTCTGACCTCAATGATCTGTACCGTCGAGTGATTAATCGCAATAATCGCCTCGCTCGATTGCAAGAGATTTTAGCTCCAGAGATTATCGTTCGAAATGAGAAACGGATGTTGCAAGAGGCGGTGGATGCCTTGATCGACAACGGCCGCCGAGGTCGAACTGTGGTGGGAGCGAATAACCGTCCCTTAAAATCCTTGTCTGACATCATTGAAGGAAAGCAAGGTCGTTTCCGGCAGAACCTTCTGGGTAAACGGGTTGACTATTCCGGTCGTTCTGTGATCGTCGTGGGTCCCAAGCTGAAGATGCACCAGTGCGGCTTGCCCAAAGAGATGGCGATTGAACTCTTTCAACCCTTTGTTATTCACCGTTTGATTGGCCAAGGTCTAGTGAATAACATCAAAGCGGCTAAGCGCCTAATCCAGCGTAATGATCCCGTCATTTGGGATGTGTTGGAAGAAGTGATTGAAGGGCATCCAGTGATGCTCAACCGAGCGCCGACCTTGCACCGATTGGGAATTCAAGCGTTTGAACCTATCTTGGTGGATGGTCGAGCCATTCAACTTCATCCTTTGGTTTGCCCGGCCTTTAACGCCGACTTTGACGGGGACCAAATGGCGGTGCACGTTCCCCTTTCAATTGAAGCTCAGTCTGAAGCCCGTCTTCTGATGTTGGCCTCAAATAATATTCTGTCGCCAGCCACAGGGCGTCCCATTGTTACGCCTAGTCAGGACATGGTGTTGGGAGCTTACTATCTGACCGCAGATAATCCAGGTCGGCAAAATGGGGCAGGTAAGTATTTTGCGAGTTTAGACGATGCCATTATGGCCTATGAGCAGCAGCAAGTTGACTTACATGCCTATGTGTGGGTGCGGTTTGATGGACCAGTAGATGATGGCGAGGACGACATTGAGCCTGAGGTAGAAACCTCTGCGGATGGCGTTGTCACTCAAACTTACCCCTCTCGTCGAATTCGTAAGGATGCAGACGGGACATTAATTTCACAATA